Proteins encoded within one genomic window of Haematobia irritans isolate KBUSLIRL chromosome 5, ASM5000362v1, whole genome shotgun sequence:
- the eIF3j gene encoding eukaryotic translation initiation factor 3 subunit j: MEDWESAADKPIVIPDKINKWAGEDEEDDIKDSWEDEEEKKDEEKVQETPKEPVKVKPNKALKAKLEEQARLAEEEEAKRIANMTPEEKIAEKLRLQKIQEESDLRSALETFGVQDVGTGLDSFNPQTQAEFKEFGAALSWKLSQFKESPHYPHFIEDLVRSICATLPLAEVKKVKMAVEALHSEKVKMEKQSAKKSSGKGKGITIKAENDDIEVYNKYGDDYNDYDDFM, from the exons ATGGAAGATTGGG AAAGTGCTGCAGACAAGCCTATAGTTATACctgacaaaataaataagtgGGCTGGCGAAGACGAAGAAGATGATATCAAG GACAGCTGGGAAGATGAGGAGGAGAAAAAGGATGAGGAAAAGGTTCAAGAAACACCAAAAGAGCCAGTGAAAGTAAAACCAAACAAAGCTTTGAAAGCTAAATTGGAAGAACAAGCG CGACTGGCAGAAGAGGAAGAAGCCAAACGGATAGCCAATATGACtccagaagaaaaaattgctgaaAAATTACGTTTACAAAAAATTCAAGAAGAATCCGATTTAAGAAGTGCTTTAGAAACATTTGGTGTTCAAGATGTTGGAACTGGTTTAGATTCTTTCAATCCTCAGACTCAAGctgaatttaaagaatttggAGCGGCGCTTAGTTGgaaattgtcacaatttaaaGAGTCGCCACATTACCCGCATTTCATTGAAGATTTAGTACGAAGTATATGTGCTACTT TACCTCTTGCTGaagtgaaaaaagtgaaaatggcTGTAGAAGCTTTGCATAGTGAAAaagtaaaaatggaaaaacaaaGTGCTAAGAAGTCAAGTGGCAAAGGCAAGGGTATCACTATTAAAGCTGAAAACGAT GATATTGAAGTTTACAACAAATATGGCGATGATTACAATGACTACGATGATTTCATGTAA